Proteins from a single region of Argiope bruennichi chromosome 6, qqArgBrue1.1, whole genome shotgun sequence:
- the LOC129972759 gene encoding uncharacterized protein LOC129972759, which translates to MKAFAHPVANNQLLKMFAKVLVLCAALAAVHASFIAPVGYGAPVLSAGPLGIGKSLIATPAVATVSSQKAVINHVEPAARVAAAPAHIGVASHGILSNGFVGRHAIAAAPLAVGAGIYGAPIALGVGNLGLGHGSVVSSQKSVINHVAPAAPVAVAAAPIALAAHRIHGSGLLANGIVGGHGIAAAHLATGHGLLGAPVALGLGNTVSSQKSVINHVAPAAPVAFASNGIYGKGLIANGIVGGHGIAAAPLVAGHGLLGAPFALGHGTAVSSQKSVISHVAPAARVAVAASPLALGHTGFLSNGLIGGHGIVGNSHVAGAPLGFAGHGISAFPLSIGSGIHGTPVALGYGKAIL; encoded by the coding sequence gtcCTTGTCCTCTGTGCTGCTTTAGCAGCAGTCCATGCTTCTTTCATCGCTCCTGTTGGATATGGTGCTCCAGTTCTTTCTGCTGGTCCCTTAGGAATCGGAAAAAGTTTGATCGCTACTCCCGCAGTGGCAACAGTATCGTCTCAGAAAGCAGTCATCAACCATGTAGAACCTGCCGCCCGCGTTGCCGCTGCTCCAGCTCATATTGGAGTTGCCAGTCATGGAATCCTCTCTAATGGATTTGTTGGTAGACATGCAATTGCTGCTGCTCCTTTGGCTGTTGGTGCAGGAATTTATGGCGCTCCCATCGCTCTTGGAGTTGGAAACCTCGGTCTCGGACATGGGTCCGTTGTGTCATCCCAGAAATCCGTCATCAACCATGTAGCTCCAGCTGCGCCCGTTGCTGTTGCAGCTGCTCCTATCGCTCTTGCTGCTCATAGAATCCATGGAAGTGGCCTCCTTGCCAACGGAATCGTAGGTGGACATGGAATTGCTGCTGCTCATCTTGCCACTGGTCATGGCCTCCTCGGTGCTCCCGTCGCTCTCGGTCTTGGAAACACTGTATCATCTCAGAAATCCGTTATCAACCATGTAGCTCCAGCTGCTCCTGTCGCTTTTGCTAGTAATGGAATCTATGGAAAGGGCCTTATTGCCAATGGAATCGTAGGTGGACATGGAATTGCTGCTGCTCCTCTTGTCGCTGGTCATGGCCTTCTTGGTGCTCCCTTCGCTCTCGGTCATGGAACCGCAGTATCATCTCAGAAATCAGTCATCAGCCATGTAGCCCCTGCAGCTCGTGTCGCCGTTGCTGCATCCCCTCTTGCTCTAGGTCACACTGGATTCCTCAGCAATGGACTCATTGGTGGACATGGAATTGTTGGCAACAGTCATGTCGCTGGAGCTCCCCTTGGATTTGCCGGGCATGGAATTTCTGCTTTTCCCTTGTCCATTGGTAGTGGCATCCACGGGACTCCAGTTGCACTTGGCTATGGAAAAGCCATCTTGTGA